A DNA window from Candidatus Sulfidibacterium hydrothermale contains the following coding sequences:
- the hisA gene encoding 1-(5-phosphoribosyl)-5-[(5-phosphoribosylamino)methylideneamino]imidazole-4-carboxamide isomerase, which produces MRIIPAIDIIGGRCVRLEQGDYSRKKNYDRHPVDLAKKLDEEGFRYLHLVDLDGAKAGKPVNLKILDAICSQTRLQVDYGGGIKDTEALLQVFDHGARQATAGSIAVKMPETVTGWIEKFGPEKIILGADVKDNKVYIDGWKTETRWDLFSFLAFYIEKGIQYVVCTDIARDGLLQGSAVELYRSVLKEFPELKLIASGGVKGEADLSVLQKAGLEGAIIGKAWLENKITTDQMKKYVG; this is translated from the coding sequence ATGAGAATTATTCCTGCTATTGATATTATTGGAGGACGTTGTGTGCGCCTTGAACAGGGCGATTATTCCCGGAAAAAGAATTACGATAGGCATCCCGTCGACCTGGCGAAAAAGCTCGATGAGGAAGGATTCCGGTATTTGCATCTGGTGGATCTGGATGGCGCCAAAGCCGGTAAGCCGGTAAACCTGAAGATTTTGGATGCAATCTGTTCGCAAACCCGGCTGCAGGTTGATTATGGCGGTGGCATTAAAGATACGGAAGCGTTGCTACAGGTTTTTGATCATGGAGCCCGGCAGGCTACTGCCGGAAGTATTGCGGTGAAGATGCCGGAAACGGTAACCGGCTGGATAGAAAAATTCGGACCGGAGAAAATTATCCTGGGCGCTGATGTAAAAGACAACAAGGTGTACATTGACGGATGGAAAACCGAAACCCGCTGGGATCTGTTTTCTTTTCTTGCGTTTTACATCGAAAAAGGCATTCAATATGTCGTGTGTACCGATATTGCCCGCGATGGCTTGTTGCAGGGTAGCGCGGTGGAGCTTTACCGGTCGGTTTTAAAGGAATTCCCGGAACTGAAATTGATTGCCAGTGGCGGTGTAAAAGGAGAAGCGGATTTGTCGGTGCTCCAAAAAGCGGGACTGGAAGGGGCCATTATTGGAAAAGCCTGGCTTGAAAATAAAATAACAACCGATCAAATGAAGAAATATGTTGGCTAA
- the hisH gene encoding imidazole glycerol phosphate synthase subunit HisH — protein sequence MKIAIIDYGAGNVRSVQFALERLGVSGKLTAEAEEIIRADKVIFPGVGEASSAMDALRRYGLDQVIPKLTQPVLGICLGLQLLCEWSEEGNTDCLGVFPAKVRSFPDNLKVPQVGWNTLSALRSSLFQGVREASYAYFVHSYYVPVNSFTIAQSEYGIPFSAAMAKDNFYACQFHPEKSSTTGEQILKNFLKQ from the coding sequence ATGAAGATAGCAATCATTGATTACGGAGCCGGAAATGTGCGGTCGGTACAATTTGCCCTGGAACGGTTGGGTGTTTCCGGAAAACTGACGGCCGAGGCGGAGGAAATTATCCGGGCCGACAAGGTGATTTTTCCGGGGGTGGGCGAAGCGTCAAGTGCCATGGATGCTTTACGGAGATATGGCTTGGATCAGGTGATCCCGAAGTTGACTCAACCGGTACTGGGAATTTGCCTCGGGCTTCAGCTTTTGTGTGAATGGTCCGAAGAAGGAAATACCGATTGCCTTGGTGTTTTTCCTGCCAAAGTCCGCTCATTTCCTGACAACCTGAAAGTTCCCCAGGTGGGATGGAATACGCTTTCAGCCTTGCGTTCTTCCCTGTTTCAGGGAGTACGTGAAGCGTCGTATGCCTATTTTGTGCATAGTTATTATGTGCCGGTCAATTCGTTTACCATTGCGCAAAGCGAGTATGGTATCCCGTTTTCGGCGGCGATGGCCAAAGATAATTTTTATGCCTGCCAGTTTCACCCGGAGAAGAGCAGTACGACCGGAGAACAAATCTTAAAAAACTTTTTAAAACAATGA
- the hisB gene encoding bifunctional histidinol-phosphatase/imidazoleglycerol-phosphate dehydratase HisB: MQKVLFIDRDGTLIIEPPEDYQVDSLEKLEFYPGVFRYLSQIAELDFELVMVSNQDGLGTESFPENDFLPVQEKVLRALENEGIVFSEVLIDRSFPEENAPTRKPRTGMLKKYLSGEYDLENSYVIGDRLTDMELAANLGCRGILLQPADKPGFEKEVQVLQTDSWKEIYRFLKLKQRTVQVKRETAETSIELFLNLDGEGKADIQTGIGFFDHMLEQISRHGGMDINLRVKGDLEVDEHHTIEDTALVLGQAVRQALGDKKGISRYGFYVPMDDSLAQVVLDFGGRNWIVWEADFQREKIGEMPTEMFFHFFKSFSDAAACNLHVQASGTNEHHKIEAIFKAFARALKMAVQRQAGDDRVPSTKGLIE, translated from the coding sequence ATGCAAAAAGTACTTTTTATCGATCGTGATGGCACCCTGATTATAGAACCGCCGGAAGATTATCAGGTGGACAGCCTTGAAAAGCTGGAGTTTTATCCCGGGGTGTTTCGCTATCTTTCGCAGATTGCCGAACTGGATTTTGAACTGGTGATGGTGAGTAATCAGGACGGGTTGGGAACCGAATCCTTTCCTGAAAATGATTTTCTTCCGGTACAGGAAAAGGTGCTCCGGGCACTGGAAAATGAAGGCATTGTTTTTTCTGAAGTGCTGATTGACCGTAGTTTCCCTGAAGAAAATGCCCCAACCCGGAAACCGCGCACGGGCATGCTGAAGAAATACCTTTCGGGAGAATATGATCTGGAAAATTCGTATGTGATCGGCGACCGGCTTACCGATATGGAACTGGCAGCCAATTTGGGATGCCGGGGAATTTTGTTACAGCCCGCAGATAAACCGGGTTTTGAAAAAGAGGTGCAGGTATTGCAAACCGATTCCTGGAAAGAAATCTACCGGTTTTTGAAATTGAAGCAGCGAACCGTGCAGGTGAAACGGGAAACAGCCGAAACGAGCATCGAATTGTTCCTGAATCTGGACGGAGAAGGGAAAGCGGATATTCAAACCGGAATCGGTTTTTTTGATCATATGCTGGAGCAGATCAGCCGCCACGGAGGAATGGATATCAATCTTCGGGTCAAAGGCGATCTGGAAGTGGATGAACATCACACCATTGAAGATACGGCACTGGTACTTGGCCAGGCGGTACGCCAGGCGCTTGGCGATAAAAAAGGAATCAGCCGTTATGGCTTTTATGTTCCTATGGACGACAGCCTGGCACAGGTGGTGCTCGACTTTGGCGGTCGTAACTGGATCGTGTGGGAAGCCGATTTCCAAAGAGAAAAAATTGGTGAGATGCCAACAGAAATGTTTTTCCACTTTTTTAAATCATTTTCCGATGCGGCAGCTTGTAATCTTCATGTGCAGGCTTCCGGAACCAACGAGCATCATAAAATTGAAGCCATATTTAAAGCGTTTGCCCGGGCACTGAAAATGGCGGTACAACGCCAGGCGGGAGATGACCGGGTGCCCAGTACCAAAGGTTTAATTGAATAA
- the hisC gene encoding histidinol-phosphate transaminase — MEIFNLQRLIRRNVAQLKPYSSARDDFSDEAQVWLDANENPYPTGYNRYPDPWQRTLKSVISEVKKVAPEKIFVGNGSDEVLDLLFRAFCEPRLDNVVTVQPGYGMYEVLAQINDVQCRTADLRSDFSLDADAVLALADARTKLIFLCSPNNPTGNAFDAEAIETVLLNTHALVVVDEAYADFSEKPGFLERLSFFPNLVVVQTLSKAWGMAALRLGLGFADEAIIRVLNRIKPPYNVNLYSQKEAIKRLQQVEKMQEQVRIILDEKEKMRRKLEKLPGVTRVFPSDANFLLVEIKNATSVYRQLTERGIVVRNRSGMLHCVSCLRITVGTPEENEQLLWELNNITASFSTLNL, encoded by the coding sequence ATGGAAATTTTTAATTTACAACGGCTGATACGGAGAAATGTGGCGCAATTGAAGCCCTATTCCTCGGCACGTGACGATTTTTCCGATGAAGCGCAGGTTTGGCTTGACGCTAATGAGAATCCTTATCCGACAGGCTACAACCGTTACCCGGATCCCTGGCAGCGTACATTGAAATCTGTCATTTCTGAAGTGAAAAAAGTAGCTCCGGAAAAGATCTTTGTCGGAAATGGCAGCGATGAAGTGCTCGATTTGTTGTTCCGGGCTTTCTGTGAGCCCCGTTTGGACAATGTGGTTACCGTTCAGCCGGGATACGGAATGTATGAAGTACTGGCGCAAATTAATGATGTACAGTGCCGTACGGCTGATTTGCGTTCAGATTTCAGCTTGGATGCCGATGCGGTTTTGGCACTTGCCGATGCCCGGACAAAGCTGATCTTTTTGTGCTCGCCCAACAATCCTACCGGAAATGCTTTTGATGCAGAAGCTATCGAAACGGTGTTGCTTAATACCCATGCTTTAGTTGTGGTGGATGAAGCGTATGCCGATTTTTCTGAAAAGCCCGGTTTTCTGGAAAGACTTTCTTTTTTCCCGAATCTGGTGGTGGTACAGACACTTTCAAAAGCCTGGGGAATGGCAGCGCTCCGGTTGGGACTTGGGTTTGCCGATGAGGCAATTATCCGGGTGTTGAATCGTATAAAACCGCCTTATAATGTGAATCTGTATAGTCAGAAAGAAGCGATAAAACGGTTGCAGCAAGTGGAAAAAATGCAGGAACAGGTAAGGATTATTCTGGATGAAAAAGAAAAAATGCGTCGTAAGCTGGAAAAATTACCGGGGGTTACCCGCGTTTTCCCATCCGATGCGAATTTCCTGCTGGTGGAGATAAAAAATGCCACTTCCGTTTATCGCCAGCTGACCGAGCGGGGCATTGTGGTGCGTAACCGTTCCGGAATGTTGCATTGCGTTTCGTGCCTGCGTATTACGGTGGGAACACCCGAAGAAAATGAACAGTTGTTGTGGGAACTGAACAATATTACGGCATCTTTTTCAACGTTAAATCTTTAA
- the hisD gene encoding histidinol dehydrogenase — MRKYKNIARTLWPELCARPKLQTGALDELVQTVFEKVKKEGEEAVKFYTQQFDKIELSSLVVSAEEWETGAAKVPPALKKAILRAKKNVEQFHEAQRPEGFSLETEPGIRCWQKSVPVEKVGIYIPGGTAPLFSTVLMLAVPAQIAGCEQVVLCTPPDKQGKVAPAILFAAKITGVNRIVKAGGIQAIAALTFGTENIPKVDKIFGPGNQYVTAAKQKAQTEGVAIDLPAGPSELMVVADDSAQPAFVASDLLSQAEHGTDSQVVCVSDSLELLEKINDELEKQLPQLPREAIARAALKNARFLFSADKTETINFVNEYAPEHLIIVSREEDFYLQNLKNAGSVFLGNYSPESAGDYISGTNHTLPTGGFARSYGSLGLDDFMKKISFQRISREAFGKLAADIDIMAKTEGLQAHARAATIRLDAERKTGLTQSNQEKE; from the coding sequence ATGAGAAAGTATAAAAATATAGCCCGGACATTATGGCCTGAGTTGTGTGCCCGTCCAAAATTACAAACCGGTGCACTGGATGAGCTGGTGCAGACGGTTTTTGAAAAGGTAAAAAAGGAGGGGGAAGAGGCCGTAAAATTTTATACCCAACAATTTGACAAAATTGAATTGTCCTCTTTGGTAGTGTCTGCTGAAGAATGGGAAACGGGAGCGGCAAAAGTTCCGCCGGCGTTAAAAAAAGCCATTCTAAGGGCCAAAAAAAATGTGGAGCAATTTCACGAAGCCCAGCGTCCGGAAGGATTCTCGCTGGAAACAGAACCGGGAATCCGCTGTTGGCAAAAGAGCGTTCCGGTGGAAAAGGTAGGGATTTATATCCCCGGCGGAACCGCGCCGTTGTTTTCCACTGTTTTGATGCTGGCTGTTCCGGCTCAAATTGCCGGTTGCGAACAGGTGGTGCTTTGCACACCTCCGGATAAACAGGGAAAGGTAGCGCCAGCGATTCTTTTTGCGGCAAAAATTACGGGCGTAAACCGGATTGTGAAAGCCGGAGGCATTCAGGCCATCGCCGCATTGACTTTCGGAACGGAAAATATTCCGAAAGTGGATAAGATTTTTGGCCCGGGTAATCAGTATGTGACAGCAGCCAAACAAAAAGCACAAACCGAAGGGGTGGCCATTGATTTGCCGGCCGGTCCTTCGGAGTTGATGGTGGTAGCGGATGATTCGGCCCAGCCGGCATTCGTGGCTTCTGACTTGCTTTCCCAGGCCGAACATGGTACAGACAGTCAGGTGGTGTGCGTATCGGACTCGTTGGAGCTTCTTGAAAAGATCAACGACGAACTGGAAAAACAACTTCCACAGCTTCCGCGTGAAGCGATTGCCCGCGCGGCCCTGAAAAATGCCCGTTTTCTCTTCTCGGCCGACAAAACGGAAACCATCAACTTTGTTAATGAATATGCACCCGAACACTTGATTATTGTTTCGCGTGAGGAAGATTTTTATTTGCAGAATCTGAAAAATGCCGGGTCGGTTTTTCTGGGTAATTATTCTCCGGAGAGTGCCGGCGATTATATCTCCGGAACCAATCATACCCTGCCTACCGGCGGATTTGCCCGGAGCTACGGGAGCCTCGGATTAGATGATTTCATGAAAAAGATCAGTTTTCAGCGGATTTCCCGCGAAGCTTTTGGTAAACTGGCGGCTGATATTGACATCATGGCCAAAACGGAAGGTTTGCAGGCACATGCCCGTGCAGCAACAATCCGGCTGGATGCGGAGCGTAAAACCGGTTTAACACAAAGTAATCAGGAAAAGGAGTAA
- the hisG gene encoding ATP phosphoribosyltransferase, with protein sequence MSRLKIAVQKSGRLNQGSIQLLKDCGIVIDNGKDQLKAPARNFPLEILFLRNADIPQYLEDGVADAAIIGENVLIEKPNKAEVVQKLGFSRCRLSLAVPKNVDYAGAEYFEGKKIATSYPYTLQTFLDKKGIKAEIHVISGSVEIAPNIGLADGICDIVSSGSTLFKNGLKEVETLLKSEAVLAKSQKISAEADEILQKLLFRIRAVLEAQNTKYILMNVPNDKIEEVSALLPVLKSPTIMPLKQKGWSSLHTVIKEDTFWEVIDKLKAAGAEGILTIPIGKVVL encoded by the coding sequence ATGAGTAGATTGAAAATTGCAGTACAGAAGTCGGGACGTCTGAACCAGGGTTCCATCCAGTTGTTAAAAGATTGTGGAATTGTTATTGACAACGGAAAAGACCAGTTGAAAGCGCCGGCACGGAATTTCCCGCTGGAAATTTTGTTTTTACGCAATGCGGATATTCCCCAGTATTTGGAAGACGGTGTAGCTGATGCCGCGATTATTGGCGAGAACGTGTTGATTGAAAAGCCCAATAAGGCCGAAGTGGTCCAAAAACTGGGTTTCTCGCGTTGCCGGCTTTCTCTGGCGGTTCCTAAAAATGTAGATTATGCCGGAGCTGAATATTTCGAAGGGAAAAAAATTGCCACTTCTTATCCTTATACGCTCCAGACTTTTTTGGATAAAAAAGGAATAAAGGCCGAAATTCACGTGATATCGGGTTCGGTGGAAATTGCTCCGAACATCGGCCTTGCCGATGGGATTTGCGACATTGTCAGCTCGGGAAGTACGTTATTTAAAAACGGCTTAAAAGAAGTGGAAACCCTTTTGAAATCAGAAGCCGTATTGGCCAAATCGCAGAAAATTAGTGCGGAAGCTGATGAAATATTGCAAAAGCTGCTGTTTCGTATCCGGGCTGTGCTGGAAGCCCAGAACACCAAGTACATTTTAATGAATGTTCCTAATGACAAAATCGAAGAGGTTTCGGCGCTGTTACCGGTATTAAAAAGCCCGACCATCATGCCGTTAAAACAAAAAGGATGGAGTTCGTTACACACGGTCATCAAAGAAGATACTTTTTGGGAAGTGATTGATAAACTGAAAGCCGCCGGTGCCGAAGGAATTCTGACCATTCCCATTGGCAAGGTGGTTTTATAA
- a CDS encoding iron-sulfur cluster assembly protein, which yields MNISKENLLDAIAQVGHPSINFSLVELGILQDLDVVDNTVTVTFVFPFPDIPIADTLIHSVQAPLEAMGYNLKYDTRVMTDEEREKFLALEAKGWKG from the coding sequence ATGAACATTTCGAAAGAAAATCTGCTGGATGCCATTGCACAGGTAGGACATCCTTCTATAAATTTTTCATTGGTTGAGCTGGGAATCTTGCAAGACCTTGACGTTGTGGACAATACCGTAACAGTCACCTTTGTTTTTCCTTTTCCGGATATCCCTATTGCCGATACGTTAATTCATTCGGTACAAGCCCCACTGGAAGCGATGGGATACAATTTAAAGTATGATACCCGCGTTATGACTGATGAAGAACGTGAAAAATTCCTGGCTTTGGAAGCCAAAGGATGGAAAGGATAA
- a CDS encoding MbnP family protein, whose product MKKKFTVAMLVLISGIFVLSSCRQQPQYGHLKITFKHSVGKQPLEYDTLKYVNAAGNHYMVTNIQYFISDICLHKPNGDSVLLNTKNHIHYVDTDLPKTWQWTLKDSIPAGKYSSISFTFGMNKKENRSLRFPNPPESAMFWPQYLGGGYHYMKLNGKWIDTTGSLHPFNFHLGIGQIYDSTGKITRFVQNYFKVTLPASSFTVKNGQTVDLTLNMDVNKWFENPNIYDLNVWGGKIMQNQKAMHLACENGHDVFSIKKIEVLNPKK is encoded by the coding sequence ATGAAAAAGAAATTTACCGTCGCCATGCTGGTTTTAATCAGCGGAATTTTTGTTTTATCATCATGCCGGCAACAGCCCCAATATGGCCACCTGAAAATAACGTTTAAACACAGCGTGGGAAAACAACCTCTGGAATACGACACGCTGAAATATGTGAACGCTGCCGGAAATCATTACATGGTAACCAACATTCAATATTTTATTTCTGACATTTGCCTGCACAAACCCAATGGCGACAGTGTTTTACTGAACACAAAAAACCACATTCATTATGTAGATACCGATCTGCCCAAAACCTGGCAGTGGACCCTGAAGGATAGCATTCCGGCCGGAAAATACAGTTCCATCTCTTTTACTTTCGGGATGAACAAAAAAGAAAACCGGTCGTTGCGTTTTCCCAACCCGCCTGAATCGGCCATGTTCTGGCCCCAGTATCTTGGCGGAGGATACCACTACATGAAACTGAACGGAAAATGGATTGACACCACGGGCAGCCTTCATCCTTTTAATTTTCATCTCGGAATTGGCCAGATTTACGATTCTACCGGAAAAATCACACGTTTTGTACAAAACTACTTTAAAGTAACGCTGCCGGCTTCTTCTTTCACGGTTAAAAACGGACAAACCGTTGATCTTACCCTGAATATGGATGTCAACAAATGGTTTGAAAATCCAAACATTTACGATTTGAATGTCTGGGGCGGAAAAATCATGCAAAACCAAAAAGCCATGCACCTGGCTTGCGAAAACGGACATGATGTATTCTCTATCAAAAAAATAGAGGTGCTGAATCCTAAAAAATAA